GAACGACTTGGGACAGCTTCTCCGCATCTTTGAACGGGAAGGAGAGGGTGCGCACGAACAGATCCTGGCAGGGGATCGCCGTCACCAGCCGATCCGTGGCATAGAGGCCGTTGTGCCAGAGAAAACCTCGCAGTGATTGGACGCGCCTGGCCGGCTCCACATCTTCCGGGTGCGCAAACGGCAGGGGCTGATGGAAATACTCGATCGTTTCGCGACCGCTCAGCCGGCGGCGAAACCGCACGGCCTTCAAGCCGGTCTGGCCGATATCCAAGCCCACGCATTCGGTGGCAATACTCATGCGGTCTGAATTCCTCTCAAAGTCACGTGCTACTCTACAACGCCACCCTGGCCTGTGCCAATGTTCCCATCACTTTAAACGTAAACGGCGTTCCGGGCGGCAACGGCGGAATACCCAACCCGGGAGCCTTGGCCGCAAATCCCACACCGGGAATCACGGTCAAAGACAACGCCAACTGGCTCTGTTGTAAGGGTTGCTGCATTGTAACCGTTCCCTGCCCGGAAAACGACCCGTCGATCCCGTCGCCCTTCAATTCGGTCACATCGCAGATCTGCTCCCGGCACGCCAGGCTGATCGAGAGGGTGCTGAACGCCAGCGCGAGGATCCGGCCGTTCCCCACCGGAATGTGATCCAGGGACAGGTCCTTGGCCTCCGCTTTCCACGTGCCCTCGCCGAATGCAGCGGGTCCGCCGGTTGCGGGGCGATCGAGACGATGCGAGAACTCCCCCGTCAGGCTGCCACGCGTCACATAGGGGCGAATCACCTTGGAAAGATCGAGCTTCTGAATCCTGCCCATCATGGCTACAGGGCCGGTCATAGACCAGGAGGACGCCGTCACCGTCAATTTCACCGTGCCCTGTGCCGCAGTGGCGTCGTCGATTTGGGCGGCCAGATCCAGAGCCACCCCGCCGGTCAGCAACCGCCAGAGCCCTACTTGAGCCCGCACCAGACCCAGCTGCAGGGGAGACCAGTCGGTTTTGGTCAACGTCATCTGCCGCCATTCAATCGCCGCCGGAAAGCCGATCGACCAGTCTGCTGCGCGCACGTCCATCCCGGTAGCTCGCTGCAGTTCCCCGATGACTCTCGTCTGCAAAGCTCCATAGGGAAAGGTGAGGGCGATCGAGAGGAAGAGCAGTCCAGATCCAAAGGCAATCCACAGCAGCGGAGCCTTCCAAGCCGAGAGATCCTTCCATGGCCACACCATCAGGAGACTCCCACCGTGACCCATTCACGAATGGTATAGGGTTCGGCATCGGGCTCTTGAAAGGTGATTTCCAGGAGCAGGGCAGTCGGCAACGGTCCGGTCGAGCTCCATTCGTCCAGCCACACCTGGCCTTGCCGGCTGTAGTAGCGCACGTTGAACCCCTTCACCTGCGTCGCCAGGTTGACCTGATCGACCGATTCATCGGTGAGCCCATAGAGATTGCGCCGGACGAATCGGATCAAACGATCGCCTTCGCGCGTGTAAATTACGCGCAAGATCTCGCTCTCGCGCGCGGCTTGCACGCCCAATCCATCCCCCCTGGTAACAAAGGCCAGCGTATCGGCCGGCTGGCCGTCTTGCGTCCCGTTCAAACCGACCCAGGGGAACGTCGTTTCCTTGACGCCGATCGCGAGTTCCTCGGCCATCAGCCGCAACACGCGCCGGATGGTCTGCTCCCGAGAGGCCGCCGCTCGACCGGCATCCACGACCTGCGTCGTCGTCAGCAAGGATCCGAAGACAATCGCGCCCAACGTCGCCAGCAGCGCAATCGCCAGCAACGCTTCGACCAGCGTGAATCCGCCTTCGTGCTTAAAATGAGCCCTTCCGGTTTCTGCGTGGGTCGATGAACGAGTTGGCATCATCGAATCGATACCGGCTTCTCGCGGTTTCCCCTCCTTCGTAAGGAGGGGCGAGGGGAGGTCGAGTCTTCCGGCAGCCTTTAGTGGCGCTGGTACTCGTGAACTACACCGCAGCCCAGGAGTCTCAACCCCTCCTTGCCTCCCCTTACAAAGGGGAGGAACAGAGAGAAGCGAGACCTCAATACTCCGGCGCACGGCAGACCTGACCCACTCGATTGTTTGACGCCCCTTAGAAAGCGAGGCCGGCAAAGACATAGGTACTCACTTCCAACGTTTCATCCTGCTGGCCGCGCGGCCAGGAGATCTGGATCTTGACTTCGCGAATGAGCTCCAGCGGCGTCGGCATGATACTGCGCTTCCAGCGATAACCGGGCGCACGATTGGTCTCCGTGATCGACGAGAGGACGCCGGGCGCCGGCGTTTGAAACTCTCCCGTCGATTCACCAATGGGGAAGGAGCCAGACAGTTCCGTTTCCAAGAGTTTTTCCTGGGCCAACAGTGTGGCCGTCGTCAGCTCCATCGAGCGGGATTGCAGCTCCAAATCGAAATTCCTCAGGCCCAAGAGCACGGGGAGCGCGATCGCAAGAATCGCGACCGCCAGCAGCACCTCCAGCAGAGTAAATCCTCGTTCGTCTTGTGGTTGGTAGGGCCGCATGTGGCGTGATTGCGTTAGGGCTTCGCCAGGCCGGCCTGAGTCCCGGCAGCGACCGTCGCCGTCGGAATCAACAGGGGCTTGACCCGGTCAGGAATGGACGCCAGCCGCTGGGGTTCAATACGCTCATCGCTGGTGCGGATCGCGCCGGTCGCGGATTCGACGACGATGGCCAGCACATTGTTACCGCTATCGGTCAGATGCAGCACGGCTTCATCGATCCGGCCGTTGGGATAGAGCATCAGGTCGAGACGACCGGAAGTCCGCTTGATTGATCCGGAAGACGCATCGGCCAGGCGGATGGTGTCGGGAAGCACGCGCGGCGTCGCCCAGGCGGCATCCGGCAAGGGCTTCTCCTCTTTCCCTTCGATGGCCATCGCCCAGTATTGGTTTTGATCCAGATCCAGATACAGTTTCACCGGTTTCTGCGTGCTCATGGCGATTCCCTGGAGGGTCCGCAGCCCTCCGATCAACTTCCGACCGGTCGACGCCAGATCGTCGCCCAGATTCACCCGCGGGATCACGATCCCCAGCATCGCCACCAACAGAAACATGACGATGATCATCTCCAGCAAGGTAAAGCCACCCGCGCCGCTGGCGGACGTTTTCAACAACGTGCTAATCCTTTTCCAGGTTCCAGTTCGCAATATCCGCATTCACGCCTTCTCCGCCGACCTCGCCGTCGGTACCGAGGGACATGATTTCATAATCGGCTTTGATCTGCCCGTATTGTCCCTGCTGGATCGGTGCCGGGCTTTGATACTTGTACTGGTTTCCCCAGGGATCTTCAGGAAGCTTGTCGATGTATCCGCCGATTTTCCACTTTTTAGGAATCACACCCACCGACGGCTTCTCGACCAGCGCTTTGAGCCCCTGTTCGCTTGAAGGATAGACACCGTTGTCGAGCTTATACAGTTGGAGCGCCCCTTCGATATTGCGGATCTGCACTTTTGCGGCGGTCCGTTTGGCATCGTCGGTCCGTCCCATGATCCGCGGGACGACCAGCGCCGCCAGGATGGCGAGGATCGCCACCACCACCATGATTTCGATGAAGGTAAAGCCGCGTGCGTTGCGGAGAACATCGGGTGACTGGTGACGCGTGACTGATGACACAAGGGAACATCGGACTCGGCGCCATGTACTCCTTATCATCCGCATAGACTCAAACCGTTCCTTACCCATCATCAACATACCTCCCGTTGAACTCATCACCCGTCACGCGTGACGGGCCGCGGTTTTCACCGCACCATTTGACCCATTTCAAAGATCGGCAGCAAGATGGCTACCACGATAAAGAAGACGATGACGCCCATGACCAAGATCATGATCGGTTCCAGGAGCGATGTAAACCGGGTGATGACCCGCTCCACTTCGCCGTCGTAAATCTGGCCGATGCGCCGCAGCATTTCTTCCATCTCGCCGCTGCGTTCGCCGACGGCGATCATATGGGTCACGAGGGACGGAAATTGGCCGCTGCGCTTGAGCGGATCTGCGATCGTTTCCCCTTCTCGAATATTCTGTCTGGCGCCCTCGACCGCTTCTTCCAGGATCCGATTGTTCATCACGCGTTTCGAGACATCCAACGCATCCAGCAACTGCACGCCGCTCGACAACATCGTCGCCAGGGTGCCGGTCAACCGCGAGATGGACACCATGCGCGCCACGTCGCCGATCAAGGGAATGCGGAGGATCAATCGATCGGCAACGGTGCGTCCCGATTCGGTCTGAATGAAGCGGCGAATGAGCCACCCGCCGCCGACTACAGCCAGCAGCATGAGCGGCCAATAGGTGGAACAGAAGCGGCTGATCGTCATCAGCACCACGGTCGGGAAGGGGAGCGCCGCTTTCATGCTGGTGAAGACCGCCGTAATCTTCGGAACCACAAAGGTCATCAGGAAAAACAGCACGCCGACGCCGACGATCAGCATCAAGGCGGGGTAGAGAATGGCGTTCGTGACTTTGTTCCGGAGGGCCTGCTGTTTTTCAAGAAACTCGGCCAGGCGGAAGAGGATCTGGTCCAGCGCGCCGCTCGATTCACCCGCCCGCACCATATGCACGTAGATCTGGGAGAAGTCTTTCCCGTAGGATTCCAGCACGCTGCTGAGCGCTTTTCCTGCACGCACTTGCTCGCGCACATCGGCGAGCAACGCCTTCGCCGGCTTCTTTTCAGACTGGTCGATCAAAACCCCCAACGCTTCGACCAGGGGAAGCCCGGCGACCAACAAAGTCGCAAACTGACGGGTCAACATCGCCAGTTCGGGTGCCGACAACACCTGAGATCTACCGAGCGGAGCGGATATGGCGACACGGTCCTGCGCCAATCCGCGACCGGGGCCTTGCCCTTGCTCAACCACGTCGGTCGGGAACACTCCGTCTTTGCGCAGCTTCAGACGGGCAACCTTTACGCTTTCGGCATCGACAATCCCCGCAGCGGATCCGCCGTCGCTCTTATATCCGCGGTATTGATAGACCGGCATGGCGGATCAACTCCTGAAAGACTGGCGCACGGGATACCCAAGAGCGCCGCGGCGCAGAGTGTTTGAGGTTTGAGGTTTGAGGTAGAACGCGAGAAGATTCGGTTCTGTTCCGGCCTCAGACCTCAAACTATAAGCCTCACACATCTTCTGCTCGACCCCAGCCTTCACCCTCACGCCTCCAGCATCTTGCTAGATCTCAATCTCCTGCTGCGTAATCCGCATCACTTCTTCCGTCGTCGTCACGCCCTGAGCCACCTTCATCGCGCCTTCCTGCTTCAACGTGATCATGCCCTTGGCGATGGCCGCCTGCTTGATCACCGATGAGTCGGCTTTCGCCCCGATGAGCCGCCGCACTTCGTCATCCAGCACGAGCAATTCATAGATGCCCGTCCGGCCGCGATACCCGGTCTGCGAACAGTTCGGACAACCGGCGCCGCGGTAAAACGTAAAGGGCCCCTTGCCATCCAGGCCAAGACGGCCAAGCTCATCGACCGTGGGCCTATAGGGCTTCTTGCAATCGGGACAGATTTGCCGCAGCAAACGTTGTGCGAGGACCGCCATGACCGAGGAAGCCACGAGAAACGGCTCGATCCCCATATCGATCAACCGCGTCGCAGCGCTGGCCGCGTCGTTGGTATGCAGCGTGGAGAAGACCAGATGCCCTGTGAGCGACGCGTGAATCGCAATTTCCGCCGTCTCGCGATCGCGGATTTCTCCGATCATGATGACGTCGGGGTCCTGGCGCAGGATCGAACGCAGGCCGGCCGCGAACGTGAGATTGATCTTGGGGTTAACCTGCATCTGCCCGATCCCGAGCAGTTGATATTCGACCGGGTCCTCGACCGTGATGATGTTCTTATCCGGCGCATTGATCTGGCTCAGGGCCGCATAGAGCGTGGTCGTTTTGCCGCTGCCTGTCGGACCCGTCACGAGGATAATGCCGTGAGCCAGCTGAATAAGCTGCTGGATGGACGAGAGCCGGTCGGTTGAAAATCCCATCTCC
This genomic stretch from Nitrospira sp. harbors:
- the gspN gene encoding type II secretion system protein GspN, with amino-acid sequence MVWPWKDLSAWKAPLLWIAFGSGLLFLSIALTFPYGALQTRVIGELQRATGMDVRAADWSIGFPAAIEWRQMTLTKTDWSPLQLGLVRAQVGLWRLLTGGVALDLAAQIDDATAAQGTVKLTVTASSWSMTGPVAMMGRIQKLDLSKVIRPYVTRGSLTGEFSHRLDRPATGGPAAFGEGTWKAEAKDLSLDHIPVGNGRILALAFSTLSISLACREQICDVTELKGDGIDGSFSGQGTVTMQQPLQQSQLALSLTVIPGVGFAAKAPGLGIPPLPPGTPFTFKVMGTLAQARVAL
- a CDS encoding type II secretion system protein GspJ, with the protein product MMPTRSSTHAETGRAHFKHEGGFTLVEALLAIALLATLGAIVFGSLLTTTQVVDAGRAAASREQTIRRVLRLMAEELAIGVKETTFPWVGLNGTQDGQPADTLAFVTRGDGLGVQAARESEILRVIYTREGDRLIRFVRRNLYGLTDESVDQVNLATQVKGFNVRYYSRQGQVWLDEWSSTGPLPTALLLEITFQEPDAEPYTIREWVTVGVS
- a CDS encoding prepilin-type N-terminal cleavage/methylation domain-containing protein, whose protein sequence is MRPYQPQDERGFTLLEVLLAVAILAIALPVLLGLRNFDLELQSRSMELTTATLLAQEKLLETELSGSFPIGESTGEFQTPAPGVLSSITETNRAPGYRWKRSIMPTPLELIREVKIQISWPRGQQDETLEVSTYVFAGLAF
- the gspG gene encoding type II secretion system major pseudopilin GspG, yielding MSSVTRHQSPDVLRNARGFTFIEIMVVVAILAILAALVVPRIMGRTDDAKRTAAKVQIRNIEGALQLYKLDNGVYPSSEQGLKALVEKPSVGVIPKKWKIGGYIDKLPEDPWGNQYKYQSPAPIQQGQYGQIKADYEIMSLGTDGEVGGEGVNADIANWNLEKD
- the gspF gene encoding type II secretion system inner membrane protein GspF; amino-acid sequence: MPVYQYRGYKSDGGSAAGIVDAESVKVARLKLRKDGVFPTDVVEQGQGPGRGLAQDRVAISAPLGRSQVLSAPELAMLTRQFATLLVAGLPLVEALGVLIDQSEKKPAKALLADVREQVRAGKALSSVLESYGKDFSQIYVHMVRAGESSGALDQILFRLAEFLEKQQALRNKVTNAILYPALMLIVGVGVLFFLMTFVVPKITAVFTSMKAALPFPTVVLMTISRFCSTYWPLMLLAVVGGGWLIRRFIQTESGRTVADRLILRIPLIGDVARMVSISRLTGTLATMLSSGVQLLDALDVSKRVMNNRILEEAVEGARQNIREGETIADPLKRSGQFPSLVTHMIAVGERSGEMEEMLRRIGQIYDGEVERVITRFTSLLEPIMILVMGVIVFFIVVAILLPIFEMGQMVR